The genomic stretch agataaagtcaattttgaattaactgatatttattttaggataaatatatTGACTTAAATATTAAtgaaacaaaaaatgaaaaaattagaGAAATCCTTAATGTGGCTCATGCCACTCACTGTATTGtacagtgagtggcgccacacatGGATATTTTCTATCCTTgagattttgaattttgaatttcaaatttatttgtttatttaattattatttttaaatatgatttatattAAACAGGTTATAactaatcaatttaatttttaaataaaaaaaaagattaattatCTGTATAAAAGTGAAAGAGCGATACTTTCAGATATAAGATTTTTAATCAATCAAAGTAGTTTGAATGTCAGACTCTCTCTTAGAAAAACAAAACGATAgaattttctaaacctgaaaatctATTCACAACATCATCTCTCTTATGAAACCTCTTTAGATCTCATATGTTGAAGACATCTAGAGAGTTCTGAATCAACCTCTTGAATCCTATGTATCCACATACGTCCTTgtttgtttgaggattggtctggaagatcaaggtgtgagctttcaaaataaggataggaagatcgttgatttatacaaaaagattcatggactcttgataggctacaagatgtaatctctaatctattgtgtttgatttaatatatctatatatgtatgatcatgACCGGTattaatatttttcttaaaagatcAATTTCGATGCGTGTtatgattttcatatttaataccaacaatttttacttttaaatattttattcttGTTAAATTTCTTGCCTTTGCCTATTTGCTGTAATGGTATTGCCTTTCTATTTATGGGCCTCTTGCTCATATTGATCGACCTAATTTTGGAAAGATCTCTTTGCTCGAGTTAATTTTTACTAGGGCCTTTGGGTTTGTACGGAGGATTTTAATTGCTTTTTCTTGAAGCTAATAAGAAGGTGGGAGGAAGGGTGATTTCTCATTATGACACTTCTGTCCTTTCTGACTTTATCCTTGATATCAAGGCCATTAATTTCAAATGTGTGGATGTGTTCTTCATGTGGTCGAATGACCACCAACTAGAGGACTTAATCAAAGAGAAACTTGATCGAGCTTTATGTGAATTTACTTAGGTGGTCATTTTTGCTCTAGTAGATGTGAAAGATTTTCCCATTAGAGATTCTGATCATGCTCCCattgtaggatctcatttatataagtctatatgcatgcttcCTATAAATGTATATTCAAAACATACTCATACTAGAAAGCataaaatcatacaagcatgtgaaTATTATAGAGATGCGTAAATACAATAATATAACCATTATagtacttacgagatgcgtagGGGAAGAGTGATtacaccctttggattccctaaccatttgtccttgttgaatgctaggtattgcaaagaatccaaaccgctttgaaacaagaccacagtcttccaagtctttctctaaaacaacctagtgtttgtgtgggcaagtctcaacacatgagaagagacttcctagagagaaaactaagagagagtgggcggTTAGGTATAGAATATcagtagtgaatttttaccttgtcaaatttaTCTAACCTAATgaattctataacactagtatttataggcaattagctaggacataaaataagttttagttttccattttaatttaattatttaataattataattaattaaataattgtcaaaattaaccaattataattttgacctttatttaatttattttattaatattaataccaatttatAAATATCAACAAAATTGTCCCAATTAGCTATAATACTctatttttgagactttgcaataaaatcctcaaagtttcttctatttcttttctcacaaaatatcaataaataatttaacattatttatttccattgaactagtcaatatgatatttttataattaataattaaattaattattcacgaGTACTAGGTTctttttgataagagatgacatggggactatatatccatgaactcaagctccaataagttagcgtgagtttatttataataaataatctcACTACATTATTAATTCCCcgcgactccactatagactcagaattgcactcttgaattcatagagcgTTTTACACCAaatataaatacgttatccattgttataaccataaccgtcattcaatcctctatagatggtctactaatgagacgggtgcaaattaccattttacccctcattggtattttatccttaactcccactaattTCCTTGTAAAAGATATTTtcgtaaatttaattacagaaatgagtactctatcattgaacacttgaaccaagttataaggaaatcatcgttttacttcttAAAAAGAAGCTACACATTttatatctatgataaatactcccactcaattatactaccaaatctccaatatgtaagtatgagctaattcgtagggtaagctggtaacgaacaaattaaaagacttgagtaatacaattagcagaatattaatcactcagaattaagattgaattgacctatggtcaatgttgtgatatgattagattagattagataataacgatacttacttatcttgtcaataatcatTGTCGGTCCAGtctaatgtaacaaaatacatctgatcttatctacttggtcaatgtcctggaaatgacatcacaccagatgtgtaagtagatcttatcgtagattacccaatcagtaaagatccagtgtactgatttaatctcaggacaaaatgcttttgaacatataattacaattataatccactgtgaccgagtcactataattgtaactatacatatgtttgGAATTTTATAAACATTTTTAGTAATAATAGTTAATCATGTAATACAAGATGTAAACAatgcaatttgattgaacaaaataatttttactaCTTTATTGATgatgaatgaattacataagaaatatagTTTTATAAGGGCGTAAAACCCAACACCCATTGCTTTAGATTTGTTTCTTGAGGAGGAGGTATGGGCTTTTTCTTTTCGTTTTTTGAATCCTTGGTTTAGAGATGCTAGTTCCCATGACGTTATAACTAAGGTTTGGGACTAGGTGGTGGTTGGGGCTATAAGATTTTTCCTGGTGTTCAAGTTTCATAAAACTAAGATAGCTCAACAAGTTGGAATaagcaagttttttccttttgtgGGGAAAAACTCAAATTGCTTGATAATTTTTCTTTGTGAGGTTCGATCTACCTTGCCTTTAGCAAATATGGAGAGAAAAGCCACCATTGTTCTTGAAATTGAGGAGGTTTCTTAAAGACAAGAGCTTATTTGGAGTAAAAAATCAAGTGAGTTATAGTTGACTAAATGGGACAAAAATTCTTGTTTTTTCCATGCCTTGAAAACAATTTATCATCTTCTAAATTTGATCCTAGTTTTTTTGGATGAGGGTCAAATTGGATTCATTCTCGACATGACATTGGTAATTATTTCACTATCCATTTTAAAGAGGAGTCCTCTTGTCCTCCTTATgattaacaattttttatttatttatttgattcaCCCTTCCATGTCGAATGAGTGCAATGCTTCTTTTTGTTAAAAAGGGTTTTCTAGACTATACGAGCGTTGAAATTTCCTAGTTCAGATGGATTTCCAGTCAAGTTGTATAAACACCATTAGGATATTGTAGGAAGTGTTTTGGTGGCTTACGTTCAACATTTCATTTCCACAAAGAAATTTGTTAAAAGTATAAATTGGAATTTTATTGTTTTGATACCTAAGAGGGGGATGCTAAAAGTTCAAAGAATATCAGGTGATAAGCTTGCATAATGTCTCAAACAAAATTGATTATAGGATTATAGCTTCTTAGCTTTGGCAATTACTTTGTAGTCTCATTTCTTTGTTTCAATTAGCCTTTGCTCTTGGGCAATGGATCAATGAGAGTTCCATTTGAGCTCAAAAGCTTATGCACAATTTGAAGAAGAAACAAGGCGGGGTTACTTTTTAGGAAATTTAGTTGGATATAATAAAGGCCTACGATAAACTTGAATGGTGCTTCCTAGATGCTCATGATTTTTGTGAGAAGGTGAGGCTGCTTATTTTGTTATATGTGTCCTTTGTGGCCTTATCAGTAACCTCTTAGGGGCATATGGTACATTGGTTTGACTTGACGGGATTAGGCTCAAGATTCattgaaaattgaagaacgggatATTAAACCATAGGAAAGCAACATTACTCTATTTGATTTCCTTCTGAATATTATTATGATTCCAAGGAATATTGATATTCCCTTGTTTGGTTTTACATAGGAATggaatgtgattttttttttggaataattAAAAAACTTTGTAAAATACAAagaattcaattttttctttatttttttttccaaatattaaaaaaaattgtaactatttttattATCAATGTTGCATGTATAAATCAATaagaaaatatattattaataataataaataaagcaCAATTACTTATCATAATTAACATTAATACTATTAAGAATAATGTATAAGAGacaagaattttttaaaaaaatataacataatagcatattttcaaaatatattggTCAAAGTTTCATTCCAATGAGTGAAATTACAAACATAAGTTCTCAAAACATGATCCAAAGATGACATACTATATTACAAAAAGTTTAATCCAAAAGATGAAATATTATATTGGCAAAAGTTTCATCTAAGATGCGGCATATTATCTTGCAAAAAGTTTCAACCAAAAGGTGGCATATTATCTTGCCAAAAGTTTCATTTGAAAGATGACATATTATCTTGCCAAAAATTTCATCCAAAAATGAAGGACATACATTTCCTAAAGTCATCACCAATACTGTTTTCTAAAATATTATCAAATATTAGATCTCACCTTATTCAAAGAGCCCAAGAATGAATTCTAACTTGAATTCATCATCCaatgtgaagaaaaaaaaaatctatgtaTGCTTGGTTTTGGACAAGAAGTTTTTCAGCTTTGACTTGTTGTTCATTTGTTAGcccatcaatatttttttttcagttcATCAAACACTTTCATCCTTCTAGTAGCACCTTCTGTCTTAAACTGGAAACAATGAGAAATTCTTCGAATACTATCACTTGCAACAACTTGTATGTCACCAAATTTTTTCACTGAGTCAGTCATTACCTCGACCAATGGATCTTCATTCCTAGATTTCTTTCTAGTTTTGTTACTTGACTGTGCTGAAATTGTCACCGTGCTTGTGTGACTATTGGTTGCATTACCAATAAGATCATCTATTGGAGATAAATGATCAAACCTAGAATTTTTATCATTGTCTACCTCTTTATTAATCTCGTCAATTATTTCAGAAAATCCCATAGATCCTTGCCCATTTGTACGATCCTTCCCAAATACAGTAACCAAGTCTTCATAATGAGGAAATCCTTTATTCCTTATGGCCTTTGCATTTGGATGGCTCTGTAATAGTTAAAAATCATAGAGAGACTTAATATGTGATCAAGTTCTAAATTAAATTCAACAATAAGGTGACACTTACCTTAATCCACTCATCAAACACACTTTTTTCAGCAACAACACACTTTACTTCCTTATTCCAACTAAAACCACTTGATGAAGGTCCCAACATTTCAAAAATTGCATGAAATTGCTTCTTTTGTATCTTGATACGAGAATCATGGTAGGGTTATGCTTTCAATCCACATGAGGAATTTTCTCACATATCCATTTTTCTAACTGCTATAAATAGCTAGTTTTGAAAGTCCCATTACTGCTTTCCATTTTCCACTATTTACCAACTCCAACAAACACTAAACCAACTTTGAATCCTCAATTGAAGTCCATTGATGTTTTTTTCCTGGAATTGATGTTGATTGCTGCAGAGCATCCATTTTTCTAAGCATAGATATATCTAACATCTACTTATAACAAAAGTATACCAATAAAGATATTAACATATAAAATTGAACGAAGAACATAAATATAACATGATACATTTCCATAGATATAAAATTGAACTAAGAACATAGATATAAAATTGATACATTGCGATAGATATACAATTGATAGCATAAACTGTCAACATTATACAATTCCATACAAATTCCAAACAATTAcaaaccaaataaaataaaatccatATAATTTTGAGACATCCAACACATAATGATAAAATCGTTTCAAacaaaatcaaacacaaagaaatATAGTTTATGTATGCCTCCTCCCTCACCATTGGTCAAACATCTCTCTAGCTAAGTTGTCTCTCCAAGAAGTCCAAGAAATAGATATTTCAATATGTGTGTAATGATCATTGTCTACACTTTCATCTTCATCACAATTTTCATCCTTACTTTCCTTTATTGATTGTTCTAGAGGATCGACATACATTTATCTTCTAATCAGGTTGTGAAGAAGGCAACATGCCAAAATAATTCGACATTGAATTTTAACAGGATAGTACGATCTACCTCTAAGAATTGTCCATCGTCCCTTCAATAGTCCAAATGCTCTCTCTAATACATTTCAAGCTGAAGAATGTTTCATATTGAAAATTTCAGTAGATGTATTAGGTGAGATATCCCCATCATTCAAGTGATATCATTGTCCTCTATATGGTGCAAAGAAGCATTCACCATTGGGATATCCAGCATCACATAAGCAGTAATATCCTGTAAATTAATTAACAATATTGTGAACCTATTATGAAATTAACTTGTCTATGTATGATATTACATATGAGAGAAATATATACCTTGTGGAACTTTCAACCCATTTGTCCTAGATATGGCATCTCGTAACACTCTAGAGTCGGCGACTGATCCTTGCCATACGGGTAAGACATAAATAAATAGCATATCTTGTGAGACTACACCTAATACATTAGTAACAATTTCGCTCTTTCTACTCTAGTACCTAGGCCTATCTAAAGCGGGCACACTGTCTTTAATGTATGTACCATCTAGTGCTCCCAAACAATTCTTAAACCATTTCCACCTCTCATTAGTTGAACCACCAAGAAATGGTTCAGGTTCTATTAACAATAACCTATGAAGGCGTAACACATCTTTTAAAACCACATTAATTTGTCTACTAACTGTTTCACTCGAACATGCAAATTACCCTCTCATAATTCTATTCTTAATGTCACGAGACACAATATGTAAAAACATAGCAACTATTTCTTCAACATCCATATTTTTGGTTCCTTTCAAACCCCCAATAGTTCTAAGGTGGTGACACAAAATGGCAAATGTTCTCCATGCGAGTATTTTAAGTATGAACAAAAGTGTCATATCATTTAATATCTCCATATACTGAAGCAAAATTGAtacaattatttttttctttgcaACCAATGGAAGACGAGTCATATCTGCATGAAGTTCGAAATAATAACTAACTTATGTTCTTTTATAATTACAAAAGCCGCTAATGCTATACCAAATAATACATACAAAACCAACAAACAATCTTCTCCAAATTTGAGCTATATAATATTGTGTACTAATCTAAATCAGCTATAAGAAACAGAGAACTACATTCACAAAATGAAAAATTgtagtatatattatataataatccattgtaatgccccgactaattctagacctcggaccattaaaaaatactattttggaatgcatacatacataaaatattagaactttattaaaaatctaaaatacggtacgaaatacaaaataaggtatgggaacccattgtttagtacataaaacataaaaacataaacattaattaattgtttaaatactaagtgcggaaatacataaaatcataaattaaaagacttgaaacaacttcatcctcgatcttccagcagtacACTCAATTAGTCCATCCCCAATAcgcatgccaagctgccacgaatccatccCACCTTTCAAGTTTATTttcttgcaccatctaaaataaataaaaggaatgagcctaatgcccagcaaggaaaatctactaaaaacatatatcatacatcataagactatatcataaaacatatactataaaacatatgacataaaaacgtatatcatataggactataatattaatggccattaaatcaTTACCGTAGtgtgtgataaaaccatctaggtcctcaatctactaatagaggtaggttagatcacaaaataatatatgataacctatgtaggtcctcagtctactaattgaggtagggtaaatcataactctaatccacgataatgataaaaatcttggggttttctatctaagcaactataagccccaagcgactataacataaaacatattcatatacatatataacatacctacatatcataacatatcacataaacatatcattacacatataatataacttattttccttaccaaaaatcgggatataGGAGACAAGAACCAGATTGGAACACACCtcaaaccaacagtaaaaaccatgagtttctaaagaaaaggagaagaaaaatagatctaaaccatcaagatagaaacttaccaaagaaccttaagtttgaaaaacttaaatacctaaccaagaagtcataaaatcaattcaggatctgaaagaaaataaaagaactatgatggattaaacctaaggataagaataccttgaatgatatAGAACTTCGATCAACACCTCGATGCCGAAATATCaatctatcttacttcccaagtgtttatgaaGCTTAGATTATAAAGCTTTTAAATCctaaaccctagtgttttctctctagagtaaacttagcagcttggaggctctaaagaatgcttgaatgatgagtgaaatggctgagtactaggttctatttatagagttcaaggagtgaaactagccctattttaaaaagaataaataaatgaatataaattgaaaagatttgaattttcgtttcaacagacgcccaaaactcagtcaaaaacgttcaagagcaagtccaagtggttaagaatTGTTTCTTGCTCGGATTCCACGATGTTTCAAAAACTGAcccaagggccgatatatcgccctaccctaggcgatatatcgcctaagcctatgccccgagctttcgtggtttcgttcatgcgagGTCAACATCTTTTCTGTATCTTCTGTTggcgacatatcggcccctatggctgcgatatatcggcatacgatgatattttaaacatgtttttgcactctttcagcatattttgaatttgtttaaacaacttcgactaagtaaaacgtaatcctaacaacttctggaaggttctagagcttctagattcatccattattaattaattcatctaaaatccttaaataaacatacttgtgacaagtgtcatgctcataattattctatctaaaccttaggttataataaataatattttttggaccagctatattaatcaaaccttatgttataattaatatttctaaactataggttaaacttataaaatccataactatttctatgagtttccaataatatcccggcttgaaccaatatccacgaaaactaaaatactacaaactattaCTAACTACCACttctatctagctaagtaaaattcggAGACGCTacgattctcccctacttaaaataatttcgtcttcgaaatttacttaccaaacaattctggataccatgcttggatgtcttcctccaactcccacgttgcctcccgttctgaactattactccacaGGACCTttactattggaatactcttagatcgtaattccttcatccccttctctaggatgctaaccggtcattcctcataactcaggtctttttggagtgctatcgtatcatacttgaggacgtgagagagtcagacacatatctacgcagcatcgagatgtgaaacacattttggctatctgctagagctggcagtagggctaatctatatgctacagttcccaccttgtccaatatctcaaaaggacctataaattggggactaagtttgcctttcctcccaaaccgcttcactcctttcataggagatatctttaagaagacttgatctccgacttttaATTCCACATCTCGCTGTTTGGCATCCGCATTACTCTTTTGTCGATGCTGAGCACCGaccatacactttctaatcaacgccattgcatcctgagcctctctaacaacttcgtgtccaagaagttgtctttatCCTACGttcccaatgtaatggcgatcgacacttccttccataaagtaaatcatagggtgccataccgatctttgcctggtagctattattggagaattctataagtggaaaatacttactcaaTGATCCTTCGAAGTCTAGTACATAAgtgcacaacatatcttctaaaatctgtatggtacgctcggactgatcgtcggtttgaggatgaaatgttgtactaaggattaacttggtacccatggcttgctgcaagcttcccaaaaatcttgatgtaaacaccgatcctctatctcaTACTATGGCCTTAGGGATTCCATACAGTCatactatttctcgaacataaatgtctgcgtactggtctgcagtgtacgtagtcttgacaggcaggaagtgagctgacttggtgagtctatctaccacaacccaagctgagtcgtgctgcttagTTGTTCATGGCAAtcctatcacgaagtccatggctatatcatcccacttccattccggaatactaagcggtttcaataatcctgcaggtcgatgatgttctgcttttacttgctggcatataagacatttagacacatattatgctatgtccttcttcattcccgaccaccaatgtagtgccttaaggtcgtgagtcatttTGGTCGTCCCTGGGTGAACTGactatggggtagtgtgtgcctcttctaaaatctttatcttaattccataatcattcgACACGCACACTcatcctttatatctcaagaacccctatcctgatatagagaaatctatAGTCTTGCTTCTTTGACGGCAACCATATACGATACTATCATGTCTTCATGCCCATGCCCGATCTGAATATATTCTAATAGGCATGACTGGATaaacaagttagccagttgatcTCTGACTAGTTCTATTCTGGCACTAATCGACTCTTGctgaagcgacttttctattccggataatgctgctagattttcGTAACTCTTCCGACTTAGCACGtctgcaactacgtttgcctttcctgggtgatataggattttgcagtcataatcctttactaattctaaccacctccactacctcatattgagctccttttgtgtgaagaaatactttaagctcttgtggttcgtataaatctcacaccgttctccataaagatagtggcgccatattttcaatgcgaagaccaccactggcaactccatatcgtgtgttggatagtgttgcacatattcctttagctgccttgaggcgtaggctatcactttgtcattctgcattagcacacaaccTAAACTTgtcttcgacgcatcacaatatactacaaacttgttgttgggtgtcggtacacaaagtactggtgctgagcataatttattCTTGAGCatctggaagctttcttcacatttatccgtctagttgaacttttgttgtttttgGGTCAGGTTAgaaagcggagtggctatcttagaaaagccttctacgaatCTCCgttaatagcctgctagcccgagaaaacttctaacctcttacacattcttaggtcttggccaatccttcacaacctctaccttagctgggtttacaacaactccatccttggatactatatggtcgaggaatgctacttgcgtaagccaaaattcacacttcttgaagtTGGCataagttgatgctcctttagttgcaacatagtcaatcttaaatgttccttgtgctcgacttcgaccttggagtacaccaaaatatcatcaatgaacactatgacaaatttatccaagtattccttgaagacccaattcattaaatccataaatgcggctgaagcgttggtaagaccaaaagacataactagaaactcgtaatgtccatatcgagttctaaaagctgtctttggtatatcctcttcccgtaccttgagatggtgataaccggaccgtagatcaatctttgaaaatacagtcgctccttagagttgatcaaataagttgttgatccgaggtagcgggtacttattcttaattgtcattttgttcagctcgcggtaatctatacacattcgtATGCTTCCATCGTtgttcttcacaaatagaaccggtgctccccatggcgaatggctaggtctgatgaaacccaagtctaagagttcttgcaattGCATCTTTACCTCCTTGAGTTCGGttggtgccattcggtatggtgcctttgagataggctcgattctcggtactagttcgattgtgaagtcaatttcccgagtaggcggCAACCTTGGTAAGTCATcaagaaatatctctggaaattcttttataaaatggacgtctccaacctttagtggtgtttcttaTGCCACATCCatgatgcttgctaagaatgtgtgacatcctttctctatcatcctccaAGCCTTAAGAGATGAGATAAGCAATGTtcatagtcctgaaacctttcccataaaacatagtttctgacagTTAGGAGTTTCAAatgtcacttgcttacgtctatagtcgatggttacgccatgccttgctaacTAATCCATACCTAGTATtatgtcgaagtccttgatttctagctctatcaggtctccttctagttctgtctcctcgattttgatcggtacggctcgtactattcgtgatgatagaactacttcccccgaaggcaactctgtcccaaacctagttctaaatctttcacaaggtttgtctaatttctccaTCATTCCTTACAAGATATacaagtgtgttgctcccgaatcaaacaatactaaacatatactgttgaggataggaatctgacttgTCACCACTTTGTTgctagcttcggcttctccctgggtcaaggcaaagactctggctggagccatcttgttgtcccttttttcttcttgtttgagctgtggacattccctcttccgatgaccttctTGACCACGGTTGTAACAACCTTTGGTGTTTGCAtaacactccccaggatgtcttttctagcatttggagcactgcgggtattctacataa from Humulus lupulus chromosome 5, drHumLupu1.1, whole genome shotgun sequence encodes the following:
- the LOC133779787 gene encoding uncharacterized protein At2g29880-like: MLGPSSSGFSWNKEVKCVVAEKSVFDEWIKSHPNAKAIRNKGFPHYEDLVTVFGKDRTNGQGSMGFSEIIDEINKEVDNDKNSRFDHLSPIDDLIGNATNSHTSTVTISAQSSNKTRKKSRNEDPLVEVMTDSVKKFGDIQVVASDSIRRISHCFQFKTEGATRRMKVFDELKKKY